The Leifsonia williamsii genome includes a region encoding these proteins:
- a CDS encoding exodeoxyribonuclease III, with protein MPSKPLRIATINANGIRAAFRKGMGAWLDGRDVDILAIQEVRASTDDLQQLFGDEWDIVHDPATAKGRAGVAIASRHRAAIHRVELGPTEFDSAGRWLEADYEVNGTVVTVVSTYVHSGEAGTDKQVEKYRFLDAMEARLPQLQKHSELAVVLGDLNVGHRTLDIKNWKGNVKKAGFLPEERAYFDRFLGAEGDSRYNAGAGLGWVDVGRRHAGETEGPYTWWSWRGKAFDNDSGWRIDYQLVTPALAERVKDYAVDRADAYDERWSDHAPVVVDYAV; from the coding sequence ATGCCCTCGAAGCCCTTGCGCATCGCCACGATCAACGCCAACGGCATCCGCGCCGCCTTCCGCAAGGGCATGGGCGCCTGGCTCGACGGGCGCGACGTCGACATCCTCGCCATCCAGGAGGTGCGGGCCTCGACCGACGACCTGCAGCAGCTCTTCGGCGACGAGTGGGACATCGTCCACGACCCCGCCACGGCGAAGGGCCGCGCGGGCGTGGCCATCGCCAGCCGGCACCGCGCCGCCATCCACCGGGTGGAGCTCGGGCCGACGGAGTTCGACAGCGCCGGCCGCTGGCTCGAGGCCGACTACGAGGTCAACGGCACCGTCGTCACGGTGGTGAGCACCTACGTCCACTCGGGTGAGGCAGGGACCGACAAGCAGGTCGAGAAGTACCGCTTCCTCGACGCGATGGAGGCGCGCCTCCCGCAGCTGCAGAAGCACAGCGAGCTCGCGGTGGTGCTCGGCGACCTCAATGTCGGCCACCGCACCCTCGACATCAAGAACTGGAAGGGCAACGTCAAGAAGGCCGGCTTCCTCCCCGAGGAGCGCGCCTACTTCGACCGGTTCCTCGGCGCAGAGGGCGATTCGCGGTACAACGCGGGCGCCGGGCTCGGCTGGGTCGATGTCGGCCGTCGCCACGCCGGCGAGACCGAGGGCCCGTACACGTGGTGGTCGTGGCGCGGCAAGGCGTTCGACAACGACTCCGGATGGCGTATCGACTACCAGCTGGTCACCCCGGCCCTCGCCGAGCGGGTGAAGGACTACGCGGTGGACCGCGCCGACGCCTACGACGAGCGATGGTCCGACCACGCTCCCGTGGTCGTCGACTACGCCGTCTGA
- a CDS encoding YihY/virulence factor BrkB family protein produces the protein MSTKSRAPIDPDPVVQRAEGTVEPSETLKARILDAAEPLKERLEKPVARVSGWTKWVRAWRPYRVYINYSHSDGNLRAAGMGFQSLFAVFAAVWLGFSVASYWLASNPDIFQGLVIIINRAVPGLIATDTTPGVISPQQLQQATAFGWAGIVAGVSLLWTAIGWLYYTRQAVRAVFGLSRDTTNYVVQKLRDLVLSLAFGIVLIVSALLTIASTQTLTFLLDTLGLSSDSFWTTAATRFSGLIVSVALNIFTLGAMFRVMSRVAIPWRNLFFGVLLGSLVLAGLSALGGLLLTGATKNPLLATFAVFVGLLLWFNLISRVILLSASWIAVGMFDSGLSPRMVTAEQAAAEKAAAEHEARVLVARAELDSAKRDLAEARWFSRLRAQRRAEHAAHRLDDLLDEGRLPKSAVGGPR, from the coding sequence GTGTCCACCAAGTCGCGCGCACCCATCGATCCGGATCCGGTGGTGCAGCGCGCCGAGGGCACGGTCGAGCCGAGCGAGACCCTCAAGGCGCGCATCCTCGACGCGGCCGAGCCCCTGAAGGAACGGCTCGAGAAGCCGGTGGCCCGCGTCTCCGGCTGGACCAAGTGGGTGCGGGCGTGGCGGCCGTACCGGGTCTACATCAACTACTCCCATTCCGACGGCAATCTGCGCGCCGCCGGGATGGGCTTCCAGTCGCTGTTCGCGGTGTTCGCCGCGGTCTGGCTGGGCTTCTCGGTGGCCAGCTACTGGCTGGCGAGCAACCCCGACATCTTCCAGGGGCTGGTCATCATCATCAACCGAGCGGTGCCCGGGCTGATCGCCACCGACACCACTCCCGGTGTCATCAGTCCCCAGCAGCTCCAGCAGGCGACCGCGTTCGGCTGGGCCGGCATCGTCGCCGGTGTCAGCCTGCTCTGGACCGCCATCGGCTGGCTGTACTACACGCGCCAGGCGGTGCGCGCCGTCTTCGGCCTGAGCCGCGACACCACGAACTACGTCGTGCAGAAGCTGCGCGACCTCGTGCTGTCGCTCGCGTTCGGGATCGTGCTGATCGTGTCGGCGCTGCTCACGATCGCGAGCACGCAGACGCTCACGTTCCTGCTCGACACGCTGGGGCTGAGCTCCGACTCGTTCTGGACGACGGCGGCGACCCGGTTCTCCGGGCTCATCGTGTCGGTGGCGCTCAACATCTTCACGCTCGGGGCGATGTTCCGGGTCATGTCGCGAGTGGCCATCCCGTGGCGCAACCTGTTCTTCGGCGTTCTGCTCGGGTCCCTGGTGCTCGCCGGGCTGAGCGCCCTCGGCGGCCTGCTGCTCACCGGCGCGACCAAGAACCCGCTGCTGGCGACCTTCGCCGTCTTCGTCGGCCTCCTGCTCTGGTTCAACCTGATCTCGCGCGTGATCCTGCTCTCGGCCTCCTGGATCGCGGTGGGGATGTTCGACTCCGGGTTGTCGCCCCGGATGGTCACTGCGGAGCAGGCCGCGGCCGAGAAGGCCGCCGCCGAGCACGAGGCACGCGTGCTGGTCGCGCGCGCCGAGCTCGACTCCGCGAAGCGCGACCTGGCGGAGGCGCGCTGGTTCTCCCGGCTGCGCGCGCAACGACGGGCCGAGCACGCCGCGCACCGGCTCGACGACCTGCTCGACGAGGGCCGGCTGCCGAAGAGCGCCGTCGGCGGTCCCCGGTAG
- a CDS encoding DUF4190 domain-containing protein encodes MTDQNPNSYPPAPQPGYQQPGYQQQPAYGQQPAYGQPAYTPYPEQKSGTNVLAIIALIGAFVFPLAGVICGHIALGQIKRTGESGRGLAVAGLIIGYIYIAFIVLLIILAIVGGLIAASTGSSYSY; translated from the coding sequence ATGACCGACCAGAACCCGAACTCCTACCCGCCCGCCCCGCAGCCCGGCTACCAGCAGCCCGGATACCAGCAGCAGCCGGCGTACGGCCAGCAGCCCGCCTACGGCCAGCCCGCGTACACGCCGTACCCCGAGCAGAAGAGCGGCACCAACGTGCTCGCGATCATCGCGCTGATCGGGGCCTTCGTGTTCCCGCTCGCCGGCGTGATCTGCGGCCACATCGCCCTCGGCCAGATCAAGCGCACCGGTGAGAGCGGCCGCGGCCTCGCCGTCGCCGGCCTGATCATCGGCTACATCTACATCGCGTTCATCGTGCTGCTGATCATCCTCGCGATCGTGGGCGGTCTGATCGCCGCGTCGACCGGGTCCAGCTACTCGTACTGA
- a CDS encoding succinate dehydrogenase iron-sulfur subunit, whose translation MSTAVLETPPAPEAPIQSFTVTLIIRRFDPDVDTEPRWQDFDVEMYPTDRILDALHKIKWEQDGSLTFRRSCAHGICGSDAMRINGRNRLACKTLIKDLDISKPIYVEAIKGLPLEKDLIVDMEPFFASYREVQPFLVANSKPEKGKERIQSVADRARFDDTTKCILCAACTSSCPVFWTDGQYFGPAAIVNAHRFIFDSRDDNAQVRLDILNDKEGVWRCRTTFNCTDACPRGIQVTQAIAEVKQAIMRGKP comes from the coding sequence ATGTCGACCGCCGTCCTCGAGACTCCGCCGGCCCCCGAGGCCCCGATCCAGTCGTTCACCGTCACCCTGATCATCCGCCGCTTCGACCCGGATGTGGACACGGAGCCGCGCTGGCAGGACTTCGACGTCGAGATGTACCCGACCGACCGCATCCTCGACGCGCTGCACAAGATCAAGTGGGAGCAGGACGGCTCGCTGACGTTCCGCCGCTCGTGCGCCCACGGCATCTGCGGCTCCGACGCCATGCGCATCAACGGCCGCAACCGCCTCGCCTGCAAGACGCTGATCAAGGACCTCGACATCTCGAAGCCGATCTACGTCGAGGCGATCAAGGGCCTGCCGCTCGAGAAGGACCTCATCGTCGACATGGAGCCGTTCTTCGCCTCCTACCGCGAGGTGCAGCCCTTCCTCGTCGCCAACTCGAAGCCCGAGAAGGGCAAGGAGCGCATCCAGTCGGTCGCCGACCGCGCCCGCTTCGACGACACCACCAAGTGCATCCTGTGCGCCGCGTGCACGTCGTCCTGCCCGGTCTTCTGGACCGACGGCCAGTACTTCGGCCCGGCCGCGATCGTGAACGCGCACCGCTTCATCTTCGACTCGCGCGACGACAACGCGCAGGTGCGCCTCGACATCCTCAACGACAAGGAGGGCGTGTGGCGCTGCCGCACGACCTTCAACTGCACCGACGCGTGCCCGCGCGGCATCCAGGTGACGCAGGCGATCGCCGAGGTCAAGCAGGCCATCATGCGCGGTAAGCCGTGA
- the sdhA gene encoding succinate dehydrogenase flavoprotein subunit, producing the protein MTTATTESTVIDGVHYHEFDIVIVGAGGAGMRAAIEAGPHARTAVISKLYPTRSHTGAAQGGMAAALANVEEDSWEWHTFDTVKGGDYLVDQDAAEILAKEAIDAVIDLENMGLPFNRTPDGKIDQRRFGGHTRDHGKAPVRRACYAADRTGHMILQTLFQNCVKLGINFFNEFYVLDLIMTDVDGTPQPSGVVAYELATGELHVFHSKAVIFATGGFGKIFKTTSNAHTLTGDGVGIVWRKRLPLEDMEFFQFHPTGLAGLGILLTEGARGEGAILRNASGERFMERYAPTIKDLAPRDIVARCMVQEVAEGRGAGPNKDYVLLDCTHLGAEVLETKLPDITEFARTYLGVDPVVEPVPVMPTAHYAMGGIPTNTAAEVLRDNTTVVPGLYAAGECACVSVHGSNRLGTNSLLDINVFGKRAGNNAVEYVKTAEFVPLPEDPARGVRELIDGLRSSTGTERIAAIRKELQDEMDRNAQVFRTDESLAQVTETIHGLRERYRNVVVQDKGKRYNTDLLEAVELGFLLDLAEVVVYSARNRKESRGGHMRDDFPKRDDENYMQHTMAYLTGDPHSSDAADHITLDWKPVVVTRYQPMERKY; encoded by the coding sequence GTGACAACCGCAACGACTGAATCGACCGTCATCGACGGCGTCCACTACCACGAGTTCGACATCGTCATCGTCGGCGCCGGCGGCGCCGGGATGCGCGCGGCCATCGAGGCCGGACCGCACGCGAGGACCGCGGTCATCTCGAAGCTCTACCCCACCCGCTCCCACACCGGCGCGGCGCAGGGCGGCATGGCCGCGGCGCTCGCCAACGTGGAGGAGGACAGCTGGGAGTGGCACACCTTCGACACCGTCAAGGGCGGCGACTACCTCGTCGACCAGGACGCGGCCGAGATCCTCGCCAAGGAGGCGATCGACGCCGTCATCGACCTCGAGAACATGGGCCTGCCGTTCAACCGCACGCCCGACGGCAAGATCGACCAGCGCCGGTTCGGCGGTCACACCCGCGACCACGGCAAGGCGCCGGTGCGTCGCGCCTGCTACGCGGCCGACCGCACGGGCCACATGATCCTGCAGACGCTGTTCCAGAACTGCGTCAAGCTCGGCATCAACTTCTTCAACGAGTTCTACGTGCTCGACCTGATCATGACCGACGTGGACGGCACCCCCCAGCCGTCCGGCGTCGTCGCGTACGAGCTCGCGACCGGTGAGCTGCACGTCTTCCACTCGAAGGCCGTGATCTTCGCGACCGGCGGCTTCGGCAAGATCTTCAAGACGACCTCCAACGCCCACACCCTGACCGGTGACGGCGTCGGCATCGTCTGGCGCAAGCGCCTCCCGCTCGAGGACATGGAGTTCTTCCAGTTCCACCCGACCGGGCTCGCCGGCCTCGGCATCCTCCTCACCGAGGGCGCCCGCGGCGAGGGCGCGATCCTCCGCAACGCCAGCGGCGAGCGGTTCATGGAGCGCTACGCCCCCACCATCAAAGACCTCGCGCCGCGCGACATCGTCGCGCGCTGCATGGTCCAGGAGGTGGCGGAGGGCCGCGGCGCCGGCCCCAACAAGGACTACGTGCTGCTCGACTGCACGCACCTCGGCGCCGAGGTCCTCGAGACCAAGCTGCCGGACATCACGGAATTCGCCCGCACGTACCTGGGCGTCGACCCGGTCGTCGAGCCGGTGCCGGTCATGCCGACCGCGCACTACGCGATGGGCGGCATCCCGACCAACACCGCGGCCGAGGTGCTGCGCGACAACACGACCGTCGTCCCCGGCCTCTACGCCGCCGGCGAGTGCGCGTGCGTGTCGGTGCACGGCTCCAACCGCCTGGGCACCAACTCCCTCCTCGACATCAACGTCTTCGGCAAGCGCGCCGGCAACAACGCCGTCGAGTACGTCAAGACCGCCGAGTTCGTCCCGCTGCCGGAGGACCCGGCGCGCGGCGTCCGCGAGCTGATCGACGGCCTCCGCTCCTCCACCGGCACCGAGCGCATCGCCGCGATCCGCAAGGAGCTGCAGGACGAGATGGACCGCAACGCGCAGGTGTTCCGCACCGACGAGTCGCTGGCCCAGGTCACCGAGACCATCCACGGCCTCCGCGAGCGCTACCGCAACGTCGTCGTGCAGGACAAGGGCAAGCGCTACAACACCGACCTGCTGGAGGCCGTCGAGCTGGGCTTCCTGCTCGACCTCGCCGAGGTCGTCGTCTACTCGGCCCGCAACCGCAAGGAGTCCCGCGGCGGCCACATGCGCGACGACTTCCCGAAGCGCGACGACGAGAACTACATGCAGCACACGATGGCCTACCTCACCGGCGACCCGCACTCGTCCGATGCCGCAGACCACATCACGCTCGATTGGAAGCCCGTCGTCGTGACCCGCTACCAGCCGATGGAGAGGAAGTACTGA
- a CDS encoding succinate dehydrogenase hydrophobic membrane anchor subunit codes for MTTIEAPRTPARPARKGVNWEKWGWIYMRASGLVLIVLIFGHLLINLVLGEGVKQIDFAFVAGKYATPFWQVWDLLMLWLALIHGGNGMRTLVNDYAHNRTVNRILRWAIYAAVIVLIVLGTLVIFTFDPCPAGAAADQLPSFCPAR; via the coding sequence GTGACGACCATCGAAGCACCGCGCACCCCCGCCCGTCCGGCGCGCAAGGGCGTCAACTGGGAGAAGTGGGGCTGGATCTACATGCGGGCCTCCGGCCTCGTGCTGATCGTCCTGATCTTCGGCCACCTGCTGATCAACCTCGTGCTCGGCGAGGGCGTGAAGCAGATCGACTTCGCCTTCGTCGCCGGCAAGTACGCCACGCCGTTCTGGCAGGTCTGGGACCTGCTCATGCTCTGGCTGGCGCTCATCCACGGCGGCAACGGCATGCGCACGCTGGTGAACGACTACGCGCACAACCGCACGGTCAACCGCATCCTGCGGTGGGCGATCTACGCCGCCGTCATCGTGCTGATCGTGCTCGGCACGCTCGTGATCTTCACCTTCGACCCCTGTCCGGCGGGCGCGGCGGCCGACCAGCTGCCGTCCTTCTGCCCGGCGCGCTGA
- the sdhC gene encoding succinate dehydrogenase, cytochrome b556 subunit: MKPASNRPGGTLYRGREGMWSWVLHRITGVAIFFFLLVHILDTSLIRVSPEAYNAVIGTYKNPIMGLGEVALVAAIVFHAFNGIRIILIDFWSKGVKYQKAMFWIVIGLWVVLMAGFVPVQLMHIFAEGN, translated from the coding sequence CTGAAGCCGGCGTCGAACCGGCCGGGCGGCACACTGTACCGCGGCAGGGAGGGGATGTGGTCGTGGGTGCTGCACCGCATCACCGGCGTCGCGATCTTCTTCTTCCTGCTCGTCCACATCCTGGACACCTCGCTCATCCGCGTCAGCCCCGAGGCGTACAACGCGGTGATCGGCACCTACAAGAACCCGATCATGGGTCTCGGCGAGGTCGCCCTGGTCGCCGCGATCGTGTTCCACGCCTTCAACGGCATCCGGATCATCCTGATCGACTTCTGGAGCAAGGGCGTCAAGTACCAGAAGGCGATGTTCTGGATCGTCATCGGCCTCTGGGTCGTGCTGATGGCCGGCTTCGTCCCGGTGCAGCTGATGCACATCTTCGCGGAGGGGAACTGA
- a CDS encoding mannose-1-phosphate guanylyltransferase — MSQRTLPLDRFYSVIPAGGIGSRLWPLSRAEAPKFLHDLTGSGQTLLRDTWDRLAPISGEQRVMVVTGRAHRAAVEEQLPALTDPNVVLESEPRDSTAAIGLAAAILERREPGVIIGSFAADHVIKNVPLFTVAVREAVAAADAGFITTIGIKPTEPAVGFGYIHAGEPLTVAGAPSALLVRSFVEKPDLATAEKYLAGGDHLWNAGMFIARADRLLEEIGRTKPRLLEGLQELAEAWDDPATRGPAVDRIWPNLEKIAIDYSVAEPAAAAGRLAVVPGYFDWDDVGDFASLAKLNSGGRKSDLAILGENARVLADSSSGIVVSQTKRVISLIGVKDIVVVDTPDALLVTTSENAQRVKSVVDALKVTGSTDVL; from the coding sequence ATGAGTCAGCGGACCCTGCCCCTCGACCGGTTCTACAGCGTGATCCCCGCGGGAGGGATCGGGTCGCGGCTGTGGCCGCTCTCGCGGGCGGAGGCGCCGAAGTTCCTGCACGACCTCACCGGTTCGGGGCAGACGCTCCTCCGCGACACCTGGGACCGCCTGGCCCCGATCTCCGGCGAGCAGCGCGTGATGGTGGTCACCGGCCGCGCCCACCGGGCCGCGGTCGAGGAGCAGCTGCCGGCGCTGACCGATCCCAACGTCGTGCTCGAGTCGGAGCCGCGCGACTCCACGGCCGCGATCGGCCTCGCCGCGGCGATCCTGGAGCGGCGCGAGCCCGGCGTGATCATCGGCTCGTTCGCCGCCGACCACGTCATCAAGAACGTCCCGCTCTTCACGGTCGCGGTGCGGGAGGCCGTGGCCGCCGCCGACGCCGGCTTCATCACCACGATCGGCATCAAACCCACGGAGCCCGCGGTCGGCTTCGGCTACATCCACGCCGGCGAGCCGCTCACGGTGGCGGGAGCGCCGAGCGCGCTGCTGGTCCGCTCCTTCGTCGAGAAGCCCGACCTGGCCACCGCAGAGAAGTACCTCGCCGGCGGCGACCACCTGTGGAACGCGGGCATGTTCATCGCGCGCGCGGACCGCCTCCTCGAAGAGATCGGCCGCACCAAGCCGCGCCTGCTGGAGGGGCTGCAGGAGCTCGCCGAGGCCTGGGACGACCCGGCGACCCGCGGTCCGGCGGTCGACCGGATCTGGCCGAACCTCGAGAAGATCGCGATCGACTACTCGGTCGCCGAGCCCGCGGCCGCGGCGGGCCGGCTCGCCGTCGTGCCCGGCTACTTCGACTGGGACGACGTCGGCGACTTCGCCTCGCTCGCCAAGCTCAACTCGGGCGGCCGCAAGTCCGACCTCGCGATCCTCGGCGAGAACGCGCGCGTGCTCGCCGACTCGTCGAGCGGCATCGTGGTCAGCCAGACCAAGCGGGTCATCAGCCTCATCGGCGTCAAGGACATCGTCGTGGTCGACACGCCCGACGCGCTGCTCGTGACGACGAGCGAGAACGCCCAGCGGGTGAAGTCCGTGGTCGACGCGCTGAAGGTGACCGGGTCGACGGACGTGCTCTAG
- a CDS encoding glycosyltransferase family 4 protein — protein sequence MRVAVVSESFLPTVNGVTTSVLRVLDHLADQGHEAIVICPDAGAPAEYRGFPIHQVPSIAYRQFPVGLPSPQVQRILARFQPDVLHAASPFFLGAQAIAACNRLGVPSVAIYQTDVAGFARRNGLGMTSSIAWKYVRWVHDGADLTLAPSSASEDDLRQAGVGRVQRWGRGVDLERYHPNHRRTPEAAALRERLSPDGEVVVGYVGRVAPEKQVERLRALRGLPGVSVAIVGDGPSRDLVARELRGMPVTWLGRLGGAELGTAYAAFDLFVHTGSEETFGQTVQEAHASGLPVVAPAAGGPIDLVEHGVDGFLYPPADERALRAAVHTIVGDTPLRLRMGEAGRRAVLGRDWAGVCGELVRHYERVIVAACEQADAEAAGRIPSLRA from the coding sequence ATGCGGGTCGCCGTCGTGAGCGAGAGCTTCCTCCCCACCGTCAACGGAGTGACGACCAGCGTCCTCCGCGTCCTGGACCACCTCGCCGACCAGGGCCACGAGGCCATCGTCATCTGTCCGGACGCCGGTGCGCCCGCGGAGTACCGCGGCTTCCCGATCCACCAGGTGCCGTCGATCGCCTACCGGCAGTTCCCGGTCGGGCTGCCGAGCCCGCAGGTGCAGCGCATCCTGGCGCGGTTCCAGCCCGATGTGCTGCACGCGGCCTCCCCGTTCTTCCTCGGCGCTCAAGCCATCGCGGCGTGCAACCGGCTCGGCGTGCCGTCGGTCGCGATCTACCAGACCGACGTCGCCGGCTTCGCGCGCCGCAACGGGCTCGGCATGACCTCCTCCATCGCCTGGAAGTACGTGCGCTGGGTGCACGACGGCGCCGACCTGACGCTGGCGCCCTCGTCGGCGTCGGAGGACGACCTCCGCCAGGCGGGCGTCGGCCGCGTGCAGCGTTGGGGCCGCGGCGTCGACCTCGAGCGCTACCACCCGAACCACCGCCGCACGCCGGAGGCCGCCGCACTGCGCGAGCGGTTGTCGCCCGACGGCGAGGTCGTCGTCGGCTACGTCGGCCGCGTCGCCCCCGAGAAGCAGGTGGAGCGGCTGCGCGCCCTCCGCGGCCTGCCCGGGGTCTCGGTGGCGATCGTCGGCGACGGCCCGTCGCGCGACCTGGTCGCCCGCGAGCTCCGCGGCATGCCCGTGACCTGGCTCGGCCGGCTCGGGGGAGCGGAGCTCGGCACGGCGTACGCCGCGTTCGACCTCTTCGTGCACACCGGCTCGGAGGAGACCTTCGGCCAGACCGTGCAGGAGGCGCACGCCTCCGGCCTCCCCGTCGTGGCGCCGGCTGCCGGCGGCCCGATCGACCTCGTCGAGCACGGCGTCGACGGCTTCCTGTACCCGCCCGCGGACGAGCGCGCCCTCCGCGCCGCGGTGCACACCATCGTCGGCGACACCCCGCTGCGGCTGCGGATGGGGGAGGCGGGGAGGCGCGCGGTGCTGGGCCGTGACTGGGCGGGCGTGTGCGGCGAGCTCGTCCGCCACTACGAGCGCGTCATCGTCGCCGCCTGCGAACAGGCCGACGCGGAGGCGGCAGGCCGCATCCCCAGCCTGCGCGCGTAA
- a CDS encoding magnesium and cobalt transport protein CorA, translating to MANLNRRGIPMPFVSRARRVDPPSASSSAVATADDRPAVRERDSMVDSAVYADGVRVASPRTLADTYRALDETRGGMAWIGLYRPSEQELMSLADEFNLHPLAIEDAIVAHQRPKLERYDTVLFVVLKAANYLDVPEEVDFGELHLFVGPNFVITVRHSESPDLSTVRQRMEAEPDLLALGPQAVLYAIIDAVVDAYSPVVAGLANDIDEIETQVFGGDALVSRRIYELSREVIDFQRATHPLSAVMLALERGTAKYGVTQELERRLRDVADHLTQVNERVDAFRYLLRDILTVNSTLVAERQNEEMTRLAHSSNTQGEEVKKISSWAAILFAPSLIAGIYGMNFTHMPELDWPFGYPLAVVAMFGLSGLLYAVFKRRGWL from the coding sequence ATGGCGAACCTGAACCGACGCGGCATTCCGATGCCCTTCGTGTCCCGAGCGCGACGGGTCGACCCTCCATCCGCCTCCTCGTCCGCCGTCGCCACCGCCGATGACCGGCCCGCCGTGCGCGAGCGCGACAGCATGGTCGACAGCGCGGTGTACGCCGACGGCGTGCGCGTCGCCTCCCCGCGGACCCTGGCCGACACCTACCGCGCGCTCGACGAGACGCGCGGCGGCATGGCGTGGATCGGGCTGTACCGGCCGAGCGAGCAGGAGCTGATGTCGCTCGCGGACGAGTTCAACCTCCACCCGCTCGCCATCGAGGACGCGATCGTCGCCCACCAGCGGCCCAAGCTGGAGCGGTACGACACCGTGCTGTTCGTCGTGCTCAAGGCGGCGAACTATTTGGACGTGCCCGAGGAGGTCGACTTCGGCGAGCTGCACCTCTTCGTCGGCCCGAACTTCGTGATCACGGTCCGGCACAGCGAGTCGCCCGACCTCTCCACCGTCCGGCAGCGGATGGAGGCGGAGCCCGACCTCCTCGCCCTCGGTCCGCAGGCCGTGCTCTACGCGATCATCGACGCGGTGGTCGACGCCTACAGCCCGGTCGTCGCCGGCCTCGCGAACGACATCGACGAGATCGAGACCCAGGTGTTCGGCGGCGACGCCCTCGTCTCCCGCCGCATCTACGAGCTGTCGCGGGAGGTCATCGACTTCCAGCGCGCGACGCACCCGCTCTCGGCGGTCATGCTCGCGCTCGAACGCGGCACCGCGAAGTACGGCGTGACGCAGGAGCTGGAACGCCGCCTGCGCGACGTCGCCGACCACCTCACGCAGGTGAACGAGCGGGTGGACGCGTTCCGCTACCTCCTGCGCGACATCCTCACGGTGAACTCGACCCTGGTCGCCGAACGCCAGAACGAGGAGATGACCCGCCTCGCGCACTCCAGCAACACGCAGGGGGAGGAGGTGAAGAAGATCTCGTCCTGGGCGGCGATCCTCTTCGCACCCTCGCTGATCGCCGGCATCTACGGCATGAACTTCACCCATATGCCCGAGCTGGACTGGCCCTTCGGCTACCCGCTCGCAGTGGTGGCGATGTTCGGGCTGAGCGGGCTGCTGTACGCGGTGTTCAAGCGGCGGGGGTGGCTGTAG
- a CDS encoding BMP family lipoprotein — MTITARKAGLVGLAATGVIALLAACSAAPSDNSTGAAKSDFLPCMVSDSGGFDDHSFNQLGYEGMVQAAGKLGVEYKKAESKSENDFDPNIQSMVDANCNLITTVGFLLADATKKAATANPDVNFAIIDDNSIKADNVKPIIFDTAQAAFLAGYAAASYSKTGIVGTFGGMQIPTVTIFMDGYADGVKYFNEQKGKSVKVVGWDVDAQNGSFTGGFDANETAKNTAQGIIDQNADVIMPVGGPIYQSAAQAIKDSGKQIAMIGVDADVFESDPAVKDLLLTSVMKGMKPAVNDVVTQAADGKFSSEPYVGTLKNDGVGIAPFHDFESKVDPGLQGELDKIKAGIIDGSIKVTSPASPKQ; from the coding sequence TTGACAATCACAGCCCGTAAGGCCGGCCTCGTCGGCCTGGCGGCGACCGGCGTCATCGCGCTGCTCGCCGCGTGCTCGGCTGCCCCGTCGGACAACTCGACCGGCGCGGCGAAGAGCGACTTCCTGCCCTGCATGGTCTCCGACTCCGGCGGCTTCGACGACCACTCGTTCAACCAGCTCGGCTACGAGGGCATGGTGCAGGCGGCCGGCAAGCTCGGCGTCGAGTACAAGAAGGCCGAGTCGAAGAGCGAGAACGACTTCGACCCGAACATCCAGTCGATGGTCGACGCGAACTGCAACCTGATCACGACCGTCGGCTTCCTGCTCGCCGACGCGACGAAGAAGGCCGCGACCGCGAACCCCGACGTCAACTTCGCCATCATCGACGACAACTCGATCAAGGCGGACAACGTCAAGCCGATCATCTTCGACACCGCCCAGGCGGCGTTCCTCGCCGGCTACGCGGCCGCGAGCTACTCGAAGACCGGCATCGTCGGCACCTTCGGCGGCATGCAGATCCCGACCGTGACCATCTTCATGGACGGCTACGCGGACGGCGTGAAGTACTTCAACGAGCAGAAGGGCAAGTCCGTGAAGGTCGTCGGCTGGGACGTCGACGCGCAGAACGGCTCCTTCACCGGTGGCTTCGACGCCAACGAGACCGCGAAGAACACGGCGCAGGGCATCATCGACCAGAACGCCGACGTCATCATGCCGGTCGGCGGCCCGATCTACCAGTCGGCCGCGCAGGCGATCAAGGACTCCGGCAAGCAGATCGCGATGATCGGCGTCGACGCCGACGTCTTCGAGTCCGACCCGGCCGTCAAGGACCTCCTGCTGACCTCGGTCATGAAGGGCATGAAGCCCGCCGTGAACGACGTCGTCACCCAGGCGGCCGACGGCAAGTTCTCGAGCGAGCCGTACGTCGGCACGCTGAAGAACGACGGCGTGGGCATCGCCCCGTTCCACGACTTCGAGTCGAAGGTGGACCCGGGCCTGCAGGGCGAGCTCGACAAGATCAAGGCCGGCATCATCGACGGCTCGATCAAGGTCACCTCGCCGGCGTCGCCCAAGCAGTAA